From a single Glycine soja cultivar W05 chromosome 19, ASM419377v2, whole genome shotgun sequence genomic region:
- the LOC114399695 gene encoding uncharacterized protein LOC114399695: MENKKRKGKDDGVLEEEEEEMMNKFYTLLRRFRDARDGRRKELEELQKSERKKKRSKVGTEQHHVWVPSFELEDFINEAEFRGQQPLRFPTSSASPSPRGGGTDKQRKNDDQHSHSLDLNLSL, translated from the coding sequence ATGGAaaataagaagagaaagggaaaagACGATGGGGTactggaagaagaagaagaagagatgaTGAACAAGTTTTACACGCTGTTGCGGAGGTTCCGAGACGCGCGCGATGGACGACGAAAGGAGCTTGAGGAACTACAGAAGagtgagaggaagaagaagaggagtaAAGTGGGGACAGAGCAACACCATGTTTGGGTGCCATCGTTTGAATTGGAAGATTTCATAAACGAGGCTGAATTCAGAGGACAACAACCTCTGCGATTCCCAACTTCATCTGCATCTCCTTCGCCACGTGGCGGTGGCACAGACAAACAACGTAAGAACGACGACCAACACTCTCACTCTCTGGATCTCAACCTCTCTCTCTAG